The following proteins are co-located in the Peromyscus maniculatus bairdii isolate BWxNUB_F1_BW_parent chromosome 23, HU_Pman_BW_mat_3.1, whole genome shotgun sequence genome:
- the LOC143270365 gene encoding uncharacterized protein LOC143270365 gives MQHSQIPAEWWGQPSARSDALVNQQPCRSCSPPSSLDRRASEPAFTTSTQAGKSHLKVDGVEERGKRGRSYTMHHRSSFLEAMPGSDNTVPEREALMADVINTATEDIAVNRNSVDHLSGNLSCPESVLDVTPTGFLNLGFSEEDSSQEPDIPSDQPQVAPMTAGSRPLRVWKLVRKQISHALRALCSCCCCCCLPTQSVETEMAQ, from the exons ATGCAACATTCTCAGATACCAGCTGAGTGGTGGGGACAGCCATCAGCAAGATCAGATGCCCTGGTTAACCAGCAGCCCTGCAGGTCCTGTTCACCTCCCTCTTCCCTTGACCGGAGAGCCAGCGAACCAGCGTTCACAACCAGTACACAAGCTGGGAAGAGTCACCTTAAGGTGGATGGTGTGGAAGAAAGAGGCAAAAGAGGCAGAAGCTACACCATGCACCACAGATCCTCCTTCCTGGAGGCGATGCCCGGTtcagacaacacagtcccagaaagagaAGCTCTTATGGCTGATGTCATCAATACTGCTACAGAGGACATTGCAGTCAACAGGAATTCTGTTGACCACCTGTCTGGCAATCTCTCCTGTCCTGAATCAGTCTTGGATGTAACACCCACAGGATTTCTAAACCTGGGCTTCTCTGAAGAAGATTCTTCCCAGGAGCCAgacattcccagtgaccagccccaggTGGCACCCATGACAGCTGGATCCAGGCCATTGAGGGTCTGGAAACTGGTGAGGAAGCAAATTTCCCATGCACTGAGAGCActgtgcagctgctgctgctgctgctgcctgcccacaCAAAG tgtggaaactgaaatggccCAATAG